The genomic region ACGACCTGCTGGACCTGGCGAAGATCGAATCGGGAAAAACCGAGATCCGCGCCAACGCCTTCACCGTCGCCGATACGTTCGCCGCCCTGCGCGGCATGTTCCGCCCGCTCGTCATCCCTGGCGGCGTCGCCCTGGTCTTCGAGGACTGCCCCGACATTCCCAGCCTGCACACCGACGAAGGCAAAGTCTCTCAGATCCTGCGCAACCTGATCTCCAACGCCCTCAAATTCACCGAGACCGGCGAAATCCGCGTCCGCTGCGAAGTCGACCCGGGCGACCTCATTTCCTTCACCGTCTCCGACACCGGCGTCGGCATCGCCCCCGAAGACCAGGACCGCGTCTTCGAAGAGTTCAGCCAGGTCGAAGGCGCCCTCCAGCGCAAAGTCAAAGGCACCGGCCTCGGCCTCCCCCTCTCCCGAAAACTCGCCCGCCTCCTCGGCGGCGACGTCACCCTCGAAAGCGCCCCCGGCGTCGGCTCCACATTCACCGCCACAATCCCGAGGACGTATAGCGAGCCGGGTTAGCTACCACACGCGGGTAACGCCCCAGGGCGCGTAAGCGTCGAATGAAGTATCGGGCGACAGAACAACGAGCGGCTTGGTTGTTTCATTTCCTAGGATGCTGATTGCGGCAAGCAAGCGATCAAAGGGATCGGGATGGGCGGGAGGAAGCAGTAAGAATTGCTGGATGCACTCTACTGTTAATGGCTGTATCTGAATACCTTCCCGAACGCAAAGAGTTGACAGGATAGAGACACTTCCTCCTGGGAACGAGAGCTTTCCGACGGAAGTCTTCATCGCAAGCTCCCAGAATGAGACAACACTGACGACCGCTTCATTACCAGAAGTATTGATCAGGGACAAAGCCGCCAGCGATAGTTTCTCACTTTCACCGTTAGCAAACCATAACAGCGTGCAGGTATCGAAAAGATATCTCACTACAGATAGTCTCGCATTGCTTCCGTGAGATCTACCTCCAGCAAAGCGTCCGTATCAACTCCCGCAAAGAGCGCTTTGGCAAAACCAAGGCGCGGAGGGGCCTTGAGCCCACGCAAACGGTCATATTCCTCGCGCGGGATTGCGACATATTTATCCACCGACGCGACGACGTAACGTGGTGAACCGTTACGCTCCACCGTTACCGGCTCGATATCCGCAGCGTTCCAGAGATCGCCAATCCGATTTTTCACATCCGTGGCGGACATCGTCGGCATCGTCATTTCCCCTTCTAAGCTCTTATAATTATACCGAGAATTAGACAATATCGACAGAATTAGCTATCTACTCCGTCAGCCGTTTGCGCCCCACGGATAAAATCTCATCGGAGAGCGCAGGGGCGGCGTGGGCGATGGCGCGGGAGAGCACGAGGGAGCCGATCATGCTGCTGAGGGTGCTGATGGCGCGCTCGCGGACGGCGGCGGTTACCGTTTCGGGATCGGCACCGTCTTCGATCATCTCGCGTGTGAGCTGCTTCTCAAAGATCGTCACGAATCCTTCAATCCCTTTGGCGTAGGCGCACTGCACCGCGTCGCCTTGCCGCGCGGTGTCCACCACCAGCGCCGCGGCAGGGCATCCGCACGCGGGGTTATCCCGGTGATCGGCGGACAAGTATTCTTCGAGATTTTTCTGAAAGACCTTCAGAGAGCCGTCCGGATCGGCGTCGTACACTTTATTGAGACCGGCGACAGCCTGGCTGAACGCCGAATCGCAAACCTCCGCCACCAGCGCCTCCTTAGACGCAAAATGATTGTAGAAACCGCCATGCGTGAAGCCGGCCGCCTTCATCAGATCGTTTAAGCCGACGCCGTCGATCCCCTGCTCTCGAAACATCCTCGCAGCCGCATCGATAATCGCCTGTCGGTTCTGCGCCGCCTGCTCCTTGGTGACTTTCATAACGTCTCTTTCCCTCCCCTCGCCTCCCATCAAACGCACCGCTGACAATGGACCGCCAGCAACAATGATGGTCATCATGAAAAACTTTTGGGAACGCTTGACAATGATGATAGTCTACATCATAATATTAATAATGTCAAACGACATTATTAAAAGAGAAGATTAAGGAGACACATAGATGAGTAAGCTTACAGGCAAAATCGCCCTTGTGACCGGGGCGTCCAAAGGCATCGGCGCATCCATCGCCAAACACCTCGCCGCCGAGGGCGCGACAGTAGTCGTCAATTACGCCACCAGCCAGTCCGGCGCGGACAAGACCGTCGCCGAGATCGCCGCCGCCGGCGGAGCGGCTTTCGCCATTCAGGGAGACTTCTCGAAGCCGGAGGATATTTCGCGCGTGTTCGCCGCGATCGAAGAGAAATATCAGAAGCTCGATATTCTCGTTAACAACGCCGGCGTCTACGGGTTTGGGCCTTTGGAGCAGATCACTCCTGAAGATTTCCAGCGTCAGTTCGGCCTCAACGTGCTCGGGCTGCTGCTTTCCACCCAGGCCGCGCTTCCCCTCTTTGGCTCTGCGGGCGGCTCCGTCATCAACATCGGCTCCGCCGTCGGCAAGATGTCTCCCGCCTACGGCTCGATTTACTCC from Capsulimonas corticalis harbors:
- a CDS encoding type II toxin-antitoxin system Phd/YefM family antitoxin, whose translation is MTMPTMSATDVKNRIGDLWNAADIEPVTVERNGSPRYVVASVDKYVAIPREEYDRLRGLKAPPRLGFAKALFAGVDTDALLEVDLTEAMRDYL
- a CDS encoding SDR family NAD(P)-dependent oxidoreductase — protein: MSKLTGKIALVTGASKGIGASIAKHLAAEGATVVVNYATSQSGADKTVAEIAAAGGAAFAIQGDFSKPEDISRVFAAIEEKYQKLDILVNNAGVYGFGPLEQITPEDFQRQFGLNVLGLLLSTQAALPLFGSAGGSVINIGSAVGKMSPAYGSIYSGTKGAVDSITVSLSKELGARKIRVNALNPGLVETEGTTTAGFTDGEFHDFALNTTPLGRIGAPEDIGRVAVFLASDDSYWVNGQQIIVSGGQTM
- a CDS encoding TetR/AcrR family transcriptional regulator; the protein is MKVTKEQAAQNRQAIIDAAARMFREQGIDGVGLNDLMKAAGFTHGGFYNHFASKEALVAEVCDSAFSQAVAGLNKVYDADPDGSLKVFQKNLEEYLSADHRDNPACGCPAAALVVDTARQGDAVQCAYAKGIEGFVTIFEKQLTREMIEDGADPETVTAAVRERAISTLSSMIGSLVLSRAIAHAAPALSDEILSVGRKRLTE
- a CDS encoding type II toxin-antitoxin system VapC family toxin; its protein translation is MRYLFDTCTLLWFANGESEKLSLAALSLINTSGNEAVVSVVSFWELAMKTSVGKLSFPGGSVSILSTLCVREGIQIQPLTVECIQQFLLLPPAHPDPFDRLLAAISILGNETTKPLVVLSPDTSFDAYAPWGVTRVW